The Zingiber officinale cultivar Zhangliang chromosome 9A, Zo_v1.1, whole genome shotgun sequence genome window below encodes:
- the LOC122020127 gene encoding probable magnesium transporter NIPA4 codes for MAAATAASDQNWVESYTGMSSDNIKGLVLALSSSFFIGASFIVKKKGLKKAGASGVRAGVGGYSYLYEPLWWVGMIAMVVGEVANFAAYAFAPAILVTPLGALSIIISAVLAHIILRERLHIFGILGCALCVVGSTTIVLHAPQEREIESVAEVWNLATEPAFLFYAITVLVAALILVFHFVPQYGQTHIMVYIGVCSLVGSLSVMGVKALGIALKLTFSGMNQLIYPQTWLFAIIVVSCVITQISYLNKALDTFNTAVVSPIYYVMFTSLTILASVIMFKDWDRQHPTQIATEMCGFVTILSGTFLLHRTKDMADGYPGRLPKHADEDGYPPEGTPLRSTDSFRLP; via the exons ATGGCGGCCGCCACCGCGGCGTCGGACCAGAATTGGGTCGAGTCGTACACCGGCATGTCCTCGGATAACATCAAGGGTCTGGTCCTCGCTTTGTCATCCAGCTTCTTCATCGGCGCCAGTTTTATCGTCAAGAAGAAGGGGCTCAAGAAGGCTGGCGCTTCCGGAGTTAGAGCAG GCGTAGGTGGGTATTCTTACTTGTATGAGCCACTTTGGTGGGTAGGCATGATAGCAA TGGTCGTAGGGGAAGTTGCTAATTTTGCAGCATATGCATTTGCTCCAGCCATTTTGGTGACTCCTCTAGGTGCTCTGAGCATAATCATCAG TGCTGTACTTGCACATATCATTTTACGGGAAAGATTGCATATATTTGGCATTCTTGGCTGTGCTCTTTGTGTTGTGGGATCAACAACAATTGTGCTCCATGCTCCCCAAGAGCGGGAAATTGAATCAGTTGCAGAAGTATGGAATCTGGCAACTGAGCCAG CTTTTTTGTTCTATGCAATAACTGTGCTTGTAGCAGCCCTGATACTTGTATTCCATTTTGTCCCTCAATATGGGCAAACACATATAATGGTGTACATTGGTGTTTGCTCCCTTGTGGGATCTCTCTCG GTTATGGGTGTAAAAGCTCTTGGAATTGCTCTAAAGTTAACATTTTCTGGAATGAATCAATTGATTTATCCCCAAACTTGGCTATTTGCAATCATAGTAGTTTCTTGTGTCATTACCCAGATTAGCTATCTGAACAAG gcTCTTGATACATTTAACACAGCAGTTGTATCTCCCATATACTATGTGATGTTTACATCATTAACCATTTTGGCCAGTGTGATTATGTTCAAG GACTGGGACCGACAACATCCCACACAGATTGCCACTGAGATGTGTGGCTTCGTCACAATTCTTTCTGGGACATTTCTTCTCCACAGAACCAAGGACATGGCAGATG GTTATCCTGGACGGTTACCAAAACATGCTGACGAAGATGGCTATCCCCCTGAAGGCACTCCTCTCAGGTCTACAGACTCGTTTCGGTTACCATGA